The Flammeovirga pectinis genomic interval TCTTAAAAGTTTTACAGAGAGAGTACGTATTAACGGTCAAGAAATATCTGAGACTGATGTAGTTGCTTTCACAGAAAAAGTAAAGCCTGCAATAGAAGAAATTCACCCTTCATTTTTTGAGTTAACGGTAGCAATGGCTTTTGATCATTTTGCTGAGCAAGAAGTTGATATTGCTGTAATAGAAGTTGGTTTAGGAGGACGCTTAGACTCTACAAATATCATTAACCCAGAGGCTTGTTTAATTACAAATATAGGGTTAGATCATATGGATATGCTAGGAAATACATTGCGTATGATTAGTAAAGAAAAGGCAGGTATTATAAAAGAAGGCACACCAGTAATTATAAGTCAGAAGCAAATAGAAACAACACCTGTATTTACAGAAGTGGCATTAGAGAAAAAAGCTCCTTTATTCTTTGCTGAACATCATTTAAGTTGGAAAGGAAACGCATTACTCAAAAATAACGAGAATTATATTTCTGATCTTGAAATAGGAGTAAAAGGAAACTACCAAAAGCATAATGTGTTAGGTGTATTAATGTTAATTGATCAGTTATACAAAAAAGGTGCATTTTCTATTTCTAAAGAAGCTATTAAGAAAGGGTTGAAAGATGTTGTTGCACTATCAGGTTTAAAAGGTAGATGGCAACTTTTACAGCAGAACCCCTTAGTAATTACAGATGTAGGACACAATGAAGATGGATGGCGATTTGTATTAGAGCAGCTTCAAGAACAAGAATTTGACAAGTTATATATGGTATTAGGCGTGGTACAAGAAAAAGATTTACCAAGCATGATAAGTAAACTGCCTAAAGATGCTTACTATTTTTTCTGTAAACCTAATGTACCAAGAGGTTTATCTGCCGAAGTTTTAACCGAAGAAGCACAAAAATTAGGTTTAAAAGGAGAATGTATTCCTGATATTAATACTGCTATAAATGTAGCTAAACAACGTGCTACTGCTAAGGATTTGGTATTTATTGGTGGAAGTACATTTGTAGTAGCTGAAATAAATGAATTGTAATTTGTACACTAATATAAACATCTTTTAACTTAATGAAATAGGTGAAACAAAAAGTTTCTTCTACTTTTGAATCCAGTTTTTTAGTAATAACTAATTTAAATAGTTAATTGCTAGATGTTTAACGAATAAATTTGTGTATGAACAGTAGAAGAATATTCTACTTCCTTTTAACGATGTCTGCAGTATTAGTATTTAATTCTTGTGGAAGAAGGGCAAGTTCTATGAATAAACACTCTCTTTGTTTTGAGAAAGTGATTTCTGGAAAGCCTGTAAAAGGAACAAATGGGCAGTTGATTAACTTTTTTGATCAGATGATTTTACATCTTGAAATTAAAGGAACAGCTGTTACCGGAACATTTGATTGGTCGCCATCTGAACAAGACCACTTTGCGGGTACTTTAGAAGGCACAATTAAAAATGACTTGATAAAAGCCGTTTATACTTATGTAATAGATGGAGTGGATGTTAAAGAAGAAAGATTTATCAAGTTAGACAACGGGTCTGCTTACTTTAGAGTAGGTGGTAAAATGCGTTTAAAAGATGGTGTATATATATATACCAATGAAGAAAATAGAATGCAATTTGGTACAGGGATTCCTAAAAGTTATTGCAAATCATAAATAACAGAATACTGTATTAGGAAAGTAAGAGGATGTGTTTTCATGTCCTCTTATTTTTTATCATTTTATTTGATTAATTTTGCCAAAAATAAATTATAACCCATTATTCAAAATACTGATATGGATGAAAATATGATTGCAATGCAATTTGCAAATGCTATTAATACAACAGAAGACGAGAATCAAATTGCGGCAATGATGCAATCTGCTTTTGCAATGCTTCAAGGAATGAATTTACCTGAAGAAAATGTAAAAGGAATTGCTTCTAAAGTTGCCGAATTCTTAGTTACTGTAGAAGTAGAAGAAGGTTCGCAGCCAGAAAAGAATAAAGCAAAAGCAGTAGAAACTTTAAAACTATTGATTGGAGCTTAATTAAAAGTTCTTGTCTATATAAGAGTCATATCAAGATTAATTGGTATGACTCTTTTTTTGGTCAGCCAATTTAATTACCTTTTTTATTGTGAAAAACAATAACTATTAAAACAATAAGGAGTTTTTTTGATTATTTTAGTACTTAATTAACACCATTTAGTAATCAATCTCGTATAATATTAAACAAAACACGAATACGGAATAAATCTGATAACATTATGAATACATCTATCATTAGAAAAATAACATTCGCAATAACATTGTTATTTGGTTTCACTTTAACAACAGCTATTGCTCAAGAAACAACTTTAACGAAGAAAGAGCAAAAAGCATTAAAAAAAGAAGAAAAGCGTAAGGCAAAAGAGCAAAAGAAAGCAGAGAAGGAGGCGTATGAAAAAATAATTCATGAACAAGCCATTACTGCTATAGATAGTCAGCAATTTGTTTTAGAAGCTAACCAGCTTTACGATAGGAAAGGTAGAACGGTAAATGTTCAACCTAATATTAATTTTATTAAAGTATCTGGAGATGTTGGAGTAGTACAAATTGGCTCTGCAAGTCTTGTAGGATATAATGGTGTAGGCGGTATTACTGTAGATGGTAAAATATCTGACTGGAAAGTTAGGGTTGACGAGAAGTCTAACAGAACATATGTTTCTTTTAATATTATGGGACCAACCTTAACAGCTAAAGTTACTTATGATCTTGATGGAGTAGGCAACTACGCAAATTGTAGAATTGATGGAGTATTTAGCTCTAGTGAATTAAAAATGCGTGGTGTACTTAAACCAAACAGTCAAAGTAAAACATACCAAGGTATGATAAGATATTAGAGATAAATCTTTTATTGATAAGGACACGCTATTGTTTTCAATAGCGTGTTTTTTTATGCTTCAAAGTTAATGAGTGTTTATAAAATTGTTCATTAAAGGTTTCACGCTGTCTTGATAGTGAATTAAATAAACTCAGAATGAAAAATATTTTACTCTCTATATCAGTCCTATTTATGTTTCTAACTAGTTGTACACTAGATGTTACACATCCAGAACCAGAAGGTGTTGTTAAATATGAAGGATATACTGATACAAATACTAAAATGTATATAGAACTGAAAGGTAACCTAATTGTAGGGTACTCGGTGCAGGTATCAGGGAAATTGAGTGACTATAAAGTTGAAAAAACATTTGAAGATTCTAATTCAAATGGTTTTGCTTTTAAATCTAAAGAAGTTTTATATATAGATTTATCTGGAGATAATCAATTTACCTCATTTGTAAGAGGAGAAATTGTAAATAATCAGATTATTGGTGAGTACCAAGTGGCAGAACCTAATGAAGTACTAAATAAAAACTTTTTAGTTGCTAAAGGGACTTTTAAATTAAATCAAAAAAAATAATATTTGTATACTTAAAAAAATTGTATAATTAACTATTTTCAATCATTATGACTCGCTTCTTATTTACATTATTTGTAAAACCGATCTCGCTATTGCCATTTTCGGTGCTGTATTTTATATCAGATATCTTAAACTTTGTAGTATACCGTGTAATTGGATATAGAGTTAAGGTAGTAAGAGCTAATTTAAAGAACTCTTTTGGAGAAAAATCTGAAGAAGAATTATTAAAAATTGAGAAAGGTTTTTACAGACATTTCACAGATTTTTTAGTAGAAAACATCAAACTTCTAGGTATTTCTAAACGAGAATTATTTGAAAGATGTACTGTAGGAGATATTAGTATTTTAGATAAATATAAAGACAGGAATATTGCTTTAGTTGCTGGTCATTACAGTAATTGGGAATACGTAGCAGCGGCAATTAATTCTTTTATAGACCAACAAGTTGTTTGCATCTATTCTCCATTAAAGAATGAGCATGTAAATAATGAAATTAAGAAATCTAGAGGGGTTTGCGGTATGGAATTATTGCCTAAACAAGAGGTGAACTCTTACTTAGGTACTGGTTTTAAAGACGAGAAAAAAGCATTAATATTTGCAGCAGACCAATCGCCAACTTTTACTAAAAAGGTAGTTTGGACAGAGTTTTTACACCAAGAAACAGCAGTGTTTTATGGTCCAGAAATAATCTCTAAAAGATTAGATATGGTAGTAATGTATTTAAAATTAGGTAAAACGGGTAGAGGTCAATTTACAATAGACCTTGAACTTATAGAAGACAACCCAAAAGCAACTAATTTTGGAGATATTACAGAAAAACATGTAAGACTTTTAGAAAGAGATATAATGGCACAACCAGAATGTTGGTTATGGTCGCATAAAAGATGGAAAAGAACAAAAACAGCTAAAGAGGTATTAATTAAGCCAAGAGCTGTAGCTGTTTAAAGATATATTAGGTAGTAGTAAATAGATAAGATTAGAAAACAATAACTTTTTAAGTTGTTGTTTTTTTTTGCTTAAAACTCAAAACACTTTTTAATTTTGGTGAGACACTAAATGCTTTTAAAGAATTTTTTGATCTTTGATTTCTTTCTGTACACATATTCATAGACACCACTAATAGTAAGTACAATAAATAACAAACTGATTAACGGAATAAATAAGATGCCCCACTTATCCATAATAAAATGAAATAAACGCCCATTGTGTAGTTCAAACATGTAATTCCATAAAGGCATTTTATAATTATCTATTAATTGATGGGGAACAGGGTAGTAGCTATCATTTTTTGGTTGATTTAAGGCAAGTAAACCTTGTTGAAAAGTTGTAATATAATTAGTGCCGTCTGGATGTGAGAAATGAGACATCACCATATAATTACTAGGTCTTTGTAAAGAAGAATATTTAGGTGTTTTATGATGGGTCAGTACATCTAAACTAAAATTATCACCTCTTTTATAATCAAAAAGACCATAAAAAGATCCGATTAAAAAATGCCCATTTGATAAAGGCTCAAATACTGTTGCTCCCATCACAAAGATATTTACATCCCAATCGGTTTTAGTAAACGAGGTCTTTAAATTACTATTTCCTTCGTAAATACCTTCGGTTGTATCAAAAACAATTTTATCCGTTTTCTCATCATACAAAGCATTTCTTATTGTATGGTACCAAGGGTTATAACCAATAGAAGAGGGAATGTATTTTATTGGGACTTTTCCACCTACAAGAGCCACCAAAAGGGGAGGGCGCATAAACAAACCTGTGCCTCCAATAATAAGAAGAATTAAAGAAGTCCAAACTCCAATCTGAGTGTGGTATTTAATCATAAATCCAAGCCTGCTATTTCTCTTTTTCCTTTTCTCTTTATCTTCAATTTTCGTTTTCTTTCTAAACGTAATGTATAGTGATGTAATAGAAAGGAAAATCAGAATGATAGCAACAAAATCGTATATAATTCTACCTGTATTTCTCCATAACCATCCACTATGTAAGGCAAACGTAAATTGAATTAAATTCATTGTAGTCCGCTTGTCTTTTAAAAGGTTTTGAGGTAGTAATGTTGAATTATTATATAAATATATTCCAGACTGACTTACAGCATAGAGTTTGTTTTTTACTTGTAGAAGTTTTACAAATTGTTCTTTATGAGCAGTGTTTGTTGGAATATAGCTCCACTTATTGTTTAATAAATTCAGCTTATATATTCCTCCAAAAGTGGCAGCAAACAAAGAATGTGCTTCTTTTAAGTAGATTAAGTCGTTTGTTTTTTGATAGAAAATTTCTTCAGTGAAGCCATTATTCATGGCAGAAGAAAATGTTTGTCCCTTATCGGTACTTTTCCATATACCTTGTTTTCCTGCAATAAAAATTGTGTCAGCACCAATATGTACTGCATCTAAAATTCCTCCTCTGTTCCAATTTTGAGGAAGGTAATCGCTAGGTATAAACTTTTGATTTACACCAACACCTGCAATTAAATTAGGGTGGTTAAGGAGTATGCCCGAAACACTCATCCATACAAGTACAATTGATATAGAAATACCAATGTATTTATGCCATTTTTTAACTTTCTTGTATATACTTTTACCTAATTTACTCATGGACAAAGCGAGTGGAATTATAGATGCAGAACTGTATATTTTGTTTACTTACTTGATTACATTAAGGTTTAATCGAGTAGCAATTATTTAACTAATCTACTTTCTAATTCAGCCGCTCTTAAGAATAAGATGTTATTTTCTAAATGAACGTGATTATGTAAATCCTCTTCAAAATCTTTTAACTTATCGAATGTTACTCTATACGTCATACAAGCATCTTCTGGTACAGTGTAGTTATTAGTTAAGGCTGAAATTTTTTCAAATCTAGCACCTTCACCTTCATGCTCTTCTATCATCATTGCAATCGGATTTTTTACTGATCCGAATGGAGCCATAGAAATTTCAGAACCACTAAGGTCAGCTTCTACTAATTGTTTGATATAAGGAAATAAGATTTCTTCCTCTTTTGCTAAATGATTTGTGATTTCTACTGCACAACCATGAAACAAATCTCTAACTTCTACTAATTCTGGATGACGATCTCCATGAACTGAAGCAACTTTATCTACATATTGGATAATTAATGGCACATTTTCACGAATATATCTATGGTGTGTTTTCTCTATATAATCTACCAATAAATCCAAAGGAAAAGTATTAAAATCAATGCCTAAAGCACTAGAGTTAGTTGTTGCCATTTCTTCAATCTGACGTAAAATTTCTTTAGGATCAATATTTTTACCAGCACAAGCAGCTTCTATAGTGGCTCCACCACCACAACAAAAATCAATGCCATTTTTCTTAAAAACATCTGCAAATCTAAGGTCTTTTGCTACTATGCTTCCTACTGTATTTTGTACTTCGAAATTCATCATATTAGTATTTATGTGATCTGTTTTTTATCTGTCACAAACATAGTGAAAATAATAAAAGATAAAAAGGTCTTTTATTATTTATTTATAATCATTCTAAAATTTTACTCCGTATATTTGTATTCTAATTTGTGTATTTGTAGGATAATTTATAGAAGAGATGTTTTCAAAAGCGTGTACATATGGTATCCGTGCCATGATCTTAATTACAAAAAAGAGTCAAGAAGGGTGTAGGATTGGTGTGAAAGAAATTGCAAAAGATACGGATACTCCAGAGCCTTTTGTAGCAAAAATATTACAGCAATTAACAAAGTTAGGTTTAATACAATCTAATAAAGGACCAAAGGGAGGGTTTTCTATTTCTGATGAACAGAAAGAAACTACACTCTATACTATTGTAAAAGCAATAGATGGAGATGCATTAATGACGGGTTGTGGTCTTGGTTTTCATGAGTGTTCTGAAGAACGCCCTTGCCCAATGCACAATAAATTTAAATCAATAAGAGCAGGTTTAAATGATATGTTATCGCAGACTACACTCGGAGAGTTAAGTACAGATGTTGTAGATGGGTTGTCTTTTTTACAAGGATAATTAGGCTACTTCTTTCATTCCTAAAAAACCTCTTACAGCATTTTTTACAACTGTTTTTTGATATAAGAAGTAGTCTTTTGATGCAACATAAAGTAGTTTATCTGTTTTAAATTGTGTTTTTAGTAAAAATGCGAATCCTATATAGGGAACGGCACTTAAGTAAGCACCCAAAACACCAATTTTTTTACCCATTCTCCATTTTATAAAAATTGCTTTTAAAGTAGCGTTACCTACTAAAAAAAAGAGAGGAGTAGCAGTTGCCCAGCTTATTTCCCCATGGAAAATAGAATAACCAATAGCACCAGGAATTAATAAATTATCTATCCAAACAGCAACAAAGCTCCAAACAATTAATACATAGCCTACACGGAATATTTTAGAAACACCTCTACCTAAGCTGTGTTCAATTAAATAATCTGCTTCTTCTGCGGTATATTTTTCATTATTTTGAACAAAGCTACAGAAGTTATCTCTAGCACATTCACAATGATCATCAAAATCTTTCATATCAAAATTTGAGTACGTTTTACGTCTCTTTTTAAACTACTCTTCTATTAATTCTATCATGAAAATAGGGAAGTATCATTTTCTATCCAACCATTTTGCTCTTTTATCCAATCCATCAACCTTTCATGAATAGGTGATCTCGAAAGCATAGAGGGAGAGCCAAAAAAGATCATTTGTTGTTTTGCTCTAGTAATGGCAACATTTAGTTTTCTATCCACACTTCCATCTTCTGTTAACGATAACATTCCTAACATCTGAAAAGGAGTATTTGCACAGAATGAAATTAAGATGACTTCTCTTTGGCTTCCTTGGTATCTTTCTACTGTATCTATACTTAATTGGTTGGCTTCTTCCATACCGGCTTCTTCTAACGCTTGTCGGATAGCGGCAATCTGATTTCTGTAAGGTGCAATTATTCCTAAGGTTTTATCAATATCAAATTCTCCCTTTTGCTCCAAGTACCTGTTTTTTGTTGCAATGGCAACTGCTGCAATTTTGCGTGCTTCTTCCATGTTTATCTTGTCAGAAGTTTCTGTACTCATGGTTTGGGTTGGGAAGAAAAGTAACCTCTTCTCAGATAATAATTTTTCTAAGGCATTATAATGCTCACTAATTTTCCATTTTAAGTTATCGCTTTGCCATGGTAAAGGAACAGTAGTTAAGTTACCTTGATAGAAGTGCTCGTTGGCGAAGTTACCCAATTGTTGGTGCATTCTACCTTGGTTTTTTAGCATATCAAAAGCCCAATTCCAATCATTTTTCTGGCAAAGGCTGTATATTCTTTC includes:
- a CDS encoding bifunctional folylpolyglutamate synthase/dihydrofolate synthase; protein product: MTYQETLDFLYSQLPMFQRDGKSAFKKDLSNTIALCNFLGNPEKKFKSIHVAGTNGKGSSSHMLSAILQAAGYKVGLYTSPHLKSFTERVRINGQEISETDVVAFTEKVKPAIEEIHPSFFELTVAMAFDHFAEQEVDIAVIEVGLGGRLDSTNIINPEACLITNIGLDHMDMLGNTLRMISKEKAGIIKEGTPVIISQKQIETTPVFTEVALEKKAPLFFAEHHLSWKGNALLKNNENYISDLEIGVKGNYQKHNVLGVLMLIDQLYKKGAFSISKEAIKKGLKDVVALSGLKGRWQLLQQNPLVITDVGHNEDGWRFVLEQLQEQEFDKLYMVLGVVQEKDLPSMISKLPKDAYYFFCKPNVPRGLSAEVLTEEAQKLGLKGECIPDINTAINVAKQRATAKDLVFIGGSTFVVAEINEL
- a CDS encoding DUF4251 domain-containing protein; translated protein: MNTSIIRKITFAITLLFGFTLTTAIAQETTLTKKEQKALKKEEKRKAKEQKKAEKEAYEKIIHEQAITAIDSQQFVLEANQLYDRKGRTVNVQPNINFIKVSGDVGVVQIGSASLVGYNGVGGITVDGKISDWKVRVDEKSNRTYVSFNIMGPTLTAKVTYDLDGVGNYANCRIDGVFSSSELKMRGVLKPNSQSKTYQGMIRY
- a CDS encoding lysophospholipid acyltransferase family protein → MTRFLFTLFVKPISLLPFSVLYFISDILNFVVYRVIGYRVKVVRANLKNSFGEKSEEELLKIEKGFYRHFTDFLVENIKLLGISKRELFERCTVGDISILDKYKDRNIALVAGHYSNWEYVAAAINSFIDQQVVCIYSPLKNEHVNNEIKKSRGVCGMELLPKQEVNSYLGTGFKDEKKALIFAADQSPTFTKKVVWTEFLHQETAVFYGPEIISKRLDMVVMYLKLGKTGRGQFTIDLELIEDNPKATNFGDITEKHVRLLERDIMAQPECWLWSHKRWKRTKTAKEVLIKPRAVAV
- a CDS encoding PepSY-associated TM helix domain-containing protein; translated protein: MSKLGKSIYKKVKKWHKYIGISISIVLVWMSVSGILLNHPNLIAGVGVNQKFIPSDYLPQNWNRGGILDAVHIGADTIFIAGKQGIWKSTDKGQTFSSAMNNGFTEEIFYQKTNDLIYLKEAHSLFAATFGGIYKLNLLNNKWSYIPTNTAHKEQFVKLLQVKNKLYAVSQSGIYLYNNSTLLPQNLLKDKRTTMNLIQFTFALHSGWLWRNTGRIIYDFVAIILIFLSITSLYITFRKKTKIEDKEKRKKRNSRLGFMIKYHTQIGVWTSLILLIIGGTGLFMRPPLLVALVGGKVPIKYIPSSIGYNPWYHTIRNALYDEKTDKIVFDTTEGIYEGNSNLKTSFTKTDWDVNIFVMGATVFEPLSNGHFLIGSFYGLFDYKRGDNFSLDVLTHHKTPKYSSLQRPSNYMVMSHFSHPDGTNYITTFQQGLLALNQPKNDSYYPVPHQLIDNYKMPLWNYMFELHNGRLFHFIMDKWGILFIPLISLLFIVLTISGVYEYVYRKKSKIKKFFKSI
- the ric gene encoding iron-sulfur cluster repair di-iron protein, which codes for MMNFEVQNTVGSIVAKDLRFADVFKKNGIDFCCGGGATIEAACAGKNIDPKEILRQIEEMATTNSSALGIDFNTFPLDLLVDYIEKTHHRYIRENVPLIIQYVDKVASVHGDRHPELVEVRDLFHGCAVEITNHLAKEEEILFPYIKQLVEADLSGSEISMAPFGSVKNPIAMMIEEHEGEGARFEKISALTNNYTVPEDACMTYRVTFDKLKDFEEDLHNHVHLENNILFLRAAELESRLVK
- a CDS encoding RrF2 family transcriptional regulator, with amino-acid sequence MFSKACTYGIRAMILITKKSQEGCRIGVKEIAKDTDTPEPFVAKILQQLTKLGLIQSNKGPKGGFSISDEQKETTLYTIVKAIDGDALMTGCGLGFHECSEERPCPMHNKFKSIRAGLNDMLSQTTLGELSTDVVDGLSFLQG